The genomic DNA ttttccttttcttttttagagccaaaacatgaaaaatggattgtgttttcGATATTTTGAACTTAGAGATTGTTTtgattgaaaacaacaaaaacaacattgttgttttggttttctttacaaatttttttattatttttaaatttttttttttgaaaatgataaagtaaatgtatttttactattttaaaaaattaaaaactaaaaactaaaaatggccTGAAAATTgtctattaaataaaatattatcttgatataatataataatataataatatataatatattatatgaaagTAGAgtagtttgcaaatttttttttttccaaaaatctgTTAAGCtgtttttgcctctaaaatttatattaaatttgtatgaattttttgaaaaatattaatagacaacttgaactattaattacgttatagaaaattatctatttatttaaaatcttatctttattctatatataatattaaaatatgatagtcatgCAAAGTATTTTgtaagtgtcaatcaatggtgaattttttctctcaaaaacttgcattaaatcaaagatagtgattaattaattattaattttattttaataattatattatagtttttaaaatgtgatatcttaacaaattcataaaaaaatatttaaggttgtcaaatgcttggatttttcaatactaattaatatttaaggtatcatatttttaaaactatggAAGAactcaaaattcatatttttaaagttttattattattgaaaaacttattcttactcacatttaagaattttaatttatatttataatataataaatagaaaataacgagtggatatattataaattttataatatttatttataaataaataaataaaattataaatattttgccaagtgacctacttaatgtgttaattaagaGTGTTCTCCATTAACATATTGaatattgaataattaattaaacttaaattttgataaaagactgagtattaaaagaaaaaaaattataattatcaattctattagaattatttaaaataatcagtttaatcttttatttttaaattaaattctctcATGTATCGCACGAGTTTACCATTAGTTTATACTAAATATTAtcatacataatatgtgtaatatacttagtaatatattatatgttattctatatttttaattataatataaatatattataatttttaaattttaaataaatatataattttatttttaatatttaagattttttttcgtttttccttcttttccttttcttttttaaagccaaaacatgaaaaattgaTTATGTTTCGATATTTTAgacttagagattgttttggttgaaaacaacttgttgttttgggtttcatttatatattttttttatttttgaaaaaatatttttaaaaataataaagtaaacgtatttttattattttaaaaaattaaaaattaaaaataatttgaaaacaatgaaaagaagaagaaggtaatcttaattttaaaaaaaattgacccaAGTGATAGTTGAACTGTTGGTCAAACGAGTGCCCATTAAAGTGTATTTGAGCCGTATTTTCAAATTATTGCAATTTGGGTCAGTTTTTTTTTCAGCCAAATTTCTCTTTTGCTCGTAAATATAAGTAATTGGCCCAAATCGTGTTATATTTACGTGTCTTTAATTTTGATCTTGTTTGGTCCAACAAAACTtacttatatttgatttatcaTCCATAAAATAGTATCAATTTAATTCTCTACCAAGTGATATATCACAACTTAATTATATCATGTAAcaagaagataaattaaatcttaaccATATCATGCTACATACGTACGGGTAGTGTTTGGTGAAGCCCATGGGCCATATGCAAGTTATCGCAGGTTTCACAGCCAATTGGGCCACCCAAAGCCCACTCATTCTGTCTCggaattattatatatatatatatatatattaatattgtaaGTATTTGAATTGAGCCCAAATCTACTTGGATTAAATGgaccttaaaaaatatattaattctgTTATTTCAATTGATAAACTTTTAAAATACAAGTCATTTGAAGTTCTTCTATATCAAGTCcttttattaaatgaattaattgtattatttaaaattcttgtattggatttttgtttacatatttgatttacaaaaatatcatttacaCACTCAATTGTAATACTTGTGTATTAATAAGCTATATTTTATGTCCATAAATGTCATAAAAAATGTCACAATTGCATGTCTAAAGAAacaattctatttaattaaagGACAAAGTTCTCTAATGGAAATGGTCATGGTACAATTAGTGAACTTTACTTTTAAATAAGTTACATTTATTAAacatttgtttttaatttttaaatagttttattaattgattaaatattttaaaatataatatatttataaattgtttaGATCCTAAAAACAAGATAATAATAATCACTgtacttaaattaatattaatatttataggtaaaacatatttatgaagataaagtatataaaaaaaaatgccctCAAGGGCTTAGCTTGATGGTTCTGGTGACTTTTGCTTAGTGCCACGCCGTCACATTTGCGTACAACACCTGGAATCGAAATCAAGAGCTATCAAGTTTCTTGATTTATCTTCTTCGTCGCACTGTAAGGCTGATAAGTAAGGACGCTTATGATATAGCactatccaaaaaaaaaaaaagtataaaaaaaaaatcaaacttatggtttgttttaattttatcaataataataataataattttaatttcattttttatttattaaaaatcgtTAAATATTGACGTCATGTACTTGAAAGCTGTTGTGTTGTGATGCCCTTTCAACAGTTTTTGTTTTTGCCACCTCAACGTTTGCGGCACCAGAAAATGTTTACAACCTAAATAATTATTactaaaatatacatatatttataaagttATTATAAAACACATAcattcatacatacatataatcgCCGGTGGTCGACAACTGAGACTTGTCCCCGCCGGCTCGATGGGCGTTGAAGATGAACCCAGATCTTCATTGTGACGAAGATGAACCGAGTTTCAATTTGGGTTCATCATCTTCTCAACCGCCACACCCAGCCATCGCCATGGCTCTGCCATCCAGAGCCCAACCCGATCCCCAGTATTCACCATTCTCTTTGTCGCTCTCTTGGCTTTGTTCTTGCCTCGTCGCGGGGttacatatatatttgctaagtGTGGTGTTATATATTTGGACACTTCGGTTGTGTGTTCTTTtcgttttgttttatttctctgCGGCATTTGGTCGAGCAGGTGATGagcattgtttttttttaattcttctcGGATTTGATCGAACAGGTAGACAACATATCTCGGATGGTTGTTTTTTCGTCGTGCtttttttcattcaattttcctCAATTGACTGGGAATTTGATCGAACATATCGACAACTTATTGTAGATAAATACCATTGCAGGCCACAACCTAGAACCGACACCATGGCATCTGTTCGAACCCAAGAGCCTCAAGGGTACTCGCTGGCTTCTATTCTGTTGATTGCATCCAATATGTTCATCATCATCGCAGGTTCATCTTCGTGCGCAATCTTAGTTCATCGTCGCACGATCTCAGTTCATCTGAACCCGTTCATCTCCATCGCACGACAAAAGACGAGTCTGGGGTGACCTGCCGGCGGcggttgtatatatatatatatatatatatatttaagatacactttgttaatcaaaatataaattggtggttatatatttatctacaataatatttattaattaaaatataaatttgttaatcaaaatataaattgatgaaataatatttattaattaaaatataaattgatgattatatatatatatttaagataacgtctgttaattaaaatataaattaaaaaaataaaatatgaaaccataaaaatatttttattatatttattaagttttttaaaaactaattacataattttttattttaaatttcttaaataaatttattattttctctctccaaCAATCAGTGAAGTGGCAAAAGTTGTTGACGCCACATCTACGTCAACCATAAGTCATTTTAgcacttaataatatttttttatggatgGTTTActatgatttaaaattaaaataaacgcttaatatatatatgatacacttttaataattaaaaaatatgacttttaatctttgatatttaaaatattaagatttgatattttaactattcaaaattattattttaaatttttacaatttacaATAACGGAACAATAGCATGCATACGAATGCGCTTATTTTCACAAATGAATGTcatgttattaaatattatgttaacGAGATATATcagattaaatttaatatataaatatgatatttgatcctttaataattaaaaaatctaacattggattttttattagaaaaagactaaatttgattaaaaacttaaatttcataaaaaaaaacttaaaaataattaaaaaaacacctaaatttcatgaaaaatatctaaaaatattcaaagaaataatttttcaatatagtGAGATAccaaataatatgtaatatttttaatagttaatataCTAAATCTTAATAATGAGTATGATGACAAAGGTATTATGttttacaatattttattaaccaatataaattatttttaaaactaaaaataatatgcatTTATTACGTCTTAATTTTTTATAGGATTAATcgccttaaaatataaaaattaaaacacttaACCCCGTTATGATTTTATCTTTTACAAGAAACCCTTTTACTAAAGTTAGTGAAAAAAAACTAGACAcggtaaaaaaaagaaaataagattgtaATGTctctattaatttaaaataattatacacAATTCTATATGCCTAAGGgattctttataaaaaaaaaagtaaaattatttatattaccatataagtaaatattatattttagtgttataaaattatattaataaaatattttactaaaatatatttttgtgtatcttgtttaaaaaaaaataattatgtttacaaaattGAAACTCATTGCTTTTAACtagtaattaatttatgaaatcaagatttattttatttataattttgtctacaaaataaaaagtaaatggAAACTATCAAAtttcactaaataaatttctatttaaattcttttattattttgtaataaatttgtaaatagattttagtgaattttaaGCTTTGATGGTGTTAAGTTGAAAGGGGCGGTGGTCAAATCAAATGTTTTGCGCGTTAACATTTAATTaggaaattcaaaattcaaagtattGGAACTGCTCATCTTAATTACTGTGGGCTTGGAAAATTATTGTTGCCTTAATGAACGACGACTTCTCACAGTTGGGCTGGAAAATGCTTCTTGTGCAGcacaaataactaaaatatttttataaaaattataaatttacttcTCTTACCTTTGCgcttctctccctttcttcccCATGGCCCTTTCCACGAGGAGAGGGAACGTTTGGCGCAAGGCGAGCGGTGAGAGGAAGACAACGACTTGTAACATCTGAAATTTTgaagatgaataataattattaatttcaacaTTTAAAGTGATTGGTAACTTGTGCAATACTTgtgagttaaaaaaatttaaaagagaatattaaatttattatattttttaaatgagaaagTGATCGAAAGTTTATAAAATTCCTGGGACTTAGATTATTAAGCGTTTAAGGtaaatcaaatattataaaaaaataatatgtatatatatataaaataaaataactaaataattaaatagaagAAGAGATTGTAAATTAGAGCACGTTGCTGTGCGTGATTTATTCTcattaagaataaataaactatatacatatatatatatatgttaatatagCCTTACTTCCTCaccaattttaatttgattttgggcCAAGCAATTACTCTTCAATTTTAATGTAATTCCAGCCATAAACGTGGAAGGTAGAATTAGCATTGGAGAAGGGAAATAAAAGGAATTAAATGTGTATAATGATGGCAATTGAGGAAGGAATATATTTGTAGAAAAGTCgaaaattaaggaaataaaATGGTGAAGCAACAGGGAGGCGTGAGCGGCTGCCGAGCTAgctttatgtttatatatataggatgtGTGTGATAACTTGAGTTAgcaaatattataataaaattaaaagggaggCAAGTCAAGGCAAATAAATGTTAGAAGATATGGTATTGGTAGAAAGGATGGGCATGCGTACCTTGGGTGTGGGAAATTAGCTAGTGTGGTCAAatgaaatggataaaagaagACAGGCGTAATGGAGCCGAGATCTGTTGTCTCAAAATGTTGTCCCAATGGTTGTCCCCCCAATCAGAAATTGCCACGTCACCAAATAATTAAACACAATCAAGTTTGCTGTATCTTCAACTTAACGGTAGCAATTAACGCCATCAATTCACGCCATCTTCCAAAATCTGCTCTACGGACTTTCTTCATGCTGTCTACGTTCCTTACCTGACCACCTTCTTGCCATGTCTTCTTCCACCTTAGGGTCTAGCTTCACAATCACCGACGCCGATCATTGCCTTTGCCTTCTTCCCAGAGGATAGTTGCTGTCATACCAGCACCAAAAAAAGAAGACGATCAGCACTACCATCGCCCTTGTCAACCCAGATCTGCTTGGGATTCTCTATCAGAGCCCGCAACAGCGACGTCTCGACAACATCTGAACGGTTGTTCCAAAGATCGGAACTCATTTTGAAGGAGTTGCGGGCATTGCTGGGGCGCTTTGAGGAAGATGTGAGAGATGGGGAAGTAATGCACACCAAGTGTTTGAGGCATGaacaagatatgaaaattttcaaataatctttattttcaattttaaatggtAGCAAAAATTGttctctttaaaaataatttctttgtgCTTGTGcttgtatttttggattttatgtCATGGCTCAACTAATTTATGATATAGAAACTAAAATAGGAccaaatcaataatatttttattttgtattggTTTTTGAAGGTTATGGAGGCCAATAATTTTATAGAACATCAATATCGTAGGAAGTTGGATTTTGACAACGGAGAGAATGATATACTTTTTGACACCATAAGAACAGAGGTAGATGAGAACGAAGATAATCAAGCTAAATTTGATAGTAATGAATATATTACTTCCATTCATTCTAAAATTCCTGTCGAAACAATACCAAAAATTGATATGGAgtttgaaacaaaagaagaagcTTATAACTTTTATAATGCTTATGCTTACAAAGTAGGTTTTAGTATTCGGAGAAGTAAAGGACACAAAGGTAGTGATGGGAAGATGATAAATAGAACATTTTGTTGCTCTTGTGAAGGTCGTCGTGAAGTAGATAATCGACGCATTATCGTTAAACACCATCGTGCTGAAACAAGGTTTCATTGCCTTACAATAATGAAGGTAAATTGTCATCAAACTGGTAAATATCGCGTTGTTGATTTTATTGCTTCACATACGCATGTGACATCTACCCCTAGCAAGAGTCACTTACATAGGTCTCAAAGAAGATTGACTGCGGCCCAAGAAGCTGAAATTGATTTAGTGGACAACTCAGGAATTGCTCCAAAAGATGGTTGTGAATTAATGACTAGGAGAGCAGGTGGTCGTGAAAGTCTCGAATTCACTCACGATGATTATCGAAATTATTTACGGACTAAACGAACTACTAAAGTTAAGTTAGATGAGACGGGTGGCATTCTTGAGTATCTTCAACGGATGCAATTAGAAGATCCTTCGTTCTTTTATGCTCTACAATTAGACAATGAAGGATTAATCACTAATATCTTTTGGAGAGATGCACAAATGAAAGTAGCATACTCTCATTTTGGTGATGTTATTTACTTTGACACAacttatcaaaaaaatcaagaaagtcGACCTTTTGCTATGTTTGTAGGGGTTAACCATCATAAACAAACTATTCTTTTTGGGGCTGCCCTATTATATGATGAGACAGCTGAAACATTTATATGGCTATTCGACACTTTTGTTCGAGGAATGGTAGGAAAAAAGCCAATGATAATTCTTACTGATCAAGATGCAGCAATGGCAAAAGCATTATCTTTCCAATGGCCACAGACATCTCATCGTCCATGTATTTGGCACTTATATCAAAATGCTGCAAAGCATCTCAGTGTTGTTTTTGAGCGCTTTCgagaattttctaaagattttagTCGGTGTATATATGAttatgaagaagagaaagaatttTTGCAAGCTTGGCATGAGATGCTTGAGAAGTATAATCTTCAAAGTAACAATTGGTTGAAGAGAATGTTTAGTTTAAAGGAAAAGTGGGCCTTGGTCTATGGTAGAGACATGTTTTGTGCAGATATGATGACAACTCAGCGTAATGAAAGCATGAATAGCTCTATAAAGGGTTATGTTAGCTACAaacataatttatcaaaaaaatttcatcatttcCAAAGGTTGTTTGAGCATCAACGTTATGAGAAGTTGAAGGCTGATTTCAAAGCAACTCAAAGTAATATTTCGTTACCACTTAATATTGCAATTTTAAAACATGCTGCAAATGTATATACCCGCAAGTGTtcaaagcatttgaaattgaattaGGCAAGGCTTATGATTGTACCATGGTCACTTTTGTTGAGATTGGGACGGTGATAGAGTACAAACTAAGCCCTTTTGGTAAACGTTCTTGTCACACTATTAAATATCACTCTACTAATGAGGCAGTTATGTGTAATtgcaaaaaaattgagtttgcTGGTATTTTGTGCTCATGCATTCTTAAAGTTCTGTCttccaaaaatattataaaaattcctGAATAATATATTCTAAGAAGATGGACAAAAAATGCAAAGACAGAAACAATTGCACGAGCTCCTTATGAGACTAGTGCAACTAATGAGGATCCTAAGGCAAGTATGACAAGGCATTATAAAGAATTGTGTAGGTTGCAAACTCAAATAGCAACAAGAGGGTCAGAAACCAAAGAAGCGTATAATATTGTTATTCATGGTTTTAATAGGATTTTGGAAACTATCAATGCAAGCACATTCACCCAACAGATGCAGTCTTTTACTTCAACCACTACGTCTAACTACAATGAGAATAATATTGTTGATGGAGTTGGTAGAATAATAGGAAttaagcataaggaaagaattCGTGGCAGCTCTATGAGACCAAAAAGTGCTCTTGAAAAgggtaagaaaaagaaaaaagttgtcCAAGCTCAACAGGTACCTTTAATTAAGTTATTGTTACTATGTTAAATCTTAAGATTATGCTACATGtttctaaaaaatttgttatagttttaatatttttttttttgtgctgtAGGTTTCACAAAATTCCTTGGATCTCACACCAACACTTAACACTAGTCAAGTATATTTTCAttgttcaaaaatattattttatttttattcacacaaatttatttgttaaagtagGTAATTATCTTGTATTATACACAGATTGAATCTCATGTTGATATTGGAGATCTTACTACGTTGCCAAGTTTTcttgaattattaaaacaagTTTGCTGCTCTTTACTGTAAATATTTAGTGTTTTCTATATACTTTGGATGTTAAAGGTTTGGATTCATATTGTTTATGCATTTTTATAAGCTGAGCCACATCATTCAACTTCATCATTTCAAAGATTTGGAGTGTAGAAATTCatagaagcatgaagaagactTGAGGTTGCTGGTTGCAGTTGCTGGTTGAGATTGCTAGTTTCTAGTTTTTAAACAAATACTTGTTATTAAGTAGTATATTAAGgactcattttccattttttgctaATTGTATAAAAACATAATCATTTTTGAGTAACCAGCAAATGATCTTGCTGGTTACATACTTACATTTGTGTCAGTTCTTTTGTTTGTTCCTAATCTATATATGTACAAGTGTGGGTTCTTTTATCTGCTCCTAATCTATATATGTACAAGTGTGGGTTCTTTTATCTGCTCCTAATCTATATATGTAAAATGTTGAATGTAATTTTGTCTGGAGCCACTCTGAAATTAAGCATTGCATCTAAGTGCATATTAGCATTTTTCATCTGGCCTTGCTTACATAGCCCGTTCATAAGCACATTATAGGTTCCAACATCAGGGATGTGTCCATCACTCTGCATGTTCTTTAGCAACTTGAAACCCATTTTTATATCACCTTTCTTACAGAACACATCAATGGCCATGGTAAATGTAGCATTATCGAGTCGCATCACTCAACTGTCCATTCTTGCATAGGCCATTGAGAAGGGTGTTGTATataattaaatcaggtttcACACCTTTCCTCAACATCTCATGATACATTTCCACAGCAAAGCCAACTTTTCCATGCCCAGTTCCCATCaattaaattagtaaaaataacatcatttggCACCAATCCTCTGTCACACATTTCATCATGGAGTCGGTTTGCGTCATCTAACCTACTATCCTTGCAAAATCCATTAACCAAGACACTATTGTAAGTATAGGCATCAGAGAAACATTTATGTCCTCCATAACCCTTTTTAACATAAACCCCTTCctccaaattttccaatttACAGTAACCATTTATCAACGCATTGAAACTAACAGCTAGGCCTCAAACCCCACTTCCCAATTTGATCAAAAAATCAACTGGGCTTCTTTCATTTTACCTTCTTTGCACAAGCTCTGCATCAGAACATTAAAGTTGCACACTTTAAGAGGGTACCCACAATCCAAAATCTCCGAGTAGAATGCCCAAGCTGCCCCAGGCAAATTCGACTTCATCAAGAAGTTAAGAAGACGACCACAGGCTTGAAAATGGGACGCCAATTCAATGCTTGCGGACCAAACGGAAGCACTAAATCACATCAGAGACAAAGTTAGAATCAATGTAAGCGTTCATGAGGGTATCGAACACGAAATTGGATTGGTGGGTGGCTCTGGCTTGGAGAAACAACGTGAAAACGGAAGCAATGGCGTTCTTCCCCTTTCGAGAGACAATGAATCAGATGAGATCTTGAACCTAGGAGTACAATTGACGGGCAGAGAGGAAGAAAGCCATGGCGCAGTAAGAGTGGAAGGTGTGGTGGAAGGGGGATCGAGAAGAGAGTTATGTGAAGGACAAGAGGAGAGAAGAGAGCCATGTGAAGGTGTGCAGAGCAGATTTTGGAAAATGGTGTGAATTGATAGCGTTAATTGATGTCGTTAAGTTGAAGATACAACAAATTTGATTGTGTTTAATTATTTGGTGACGTGGCAATTTCTGATTGGAAGGACAACCATTGGGACAGCATGTTGAGACAACAGATCTCGGCTCGGCGTAATGATGCTCCTAGGAAACTTCAATTAGAAATCTAACCTCTACATTGCTAAATGGATTTGTGGgtgcaaataaaattacaatcctATTTGTCTGCTCCTCCCTTGCGTCTATCAAGCAAGTTAAAGCAGGAAAATTGAGGGAACAAAATTTGGaggagaagattgaagaaggagaaCAGCGAGCATCAGCAAAGAGGTGGGAGGAAATCTGGTTTAATCCGCGGTAAAGATAGTCTGGTACGTGGATAAAATTAGTGTAAGTGTTTTATGTTTAGATTATAAGTTTTACACGGTCAAATTACGTGTTTTATACagttagatttgattaatataggCCGTAgacttattattttctattaaacgttttacttcacaACGAGAGTGCGAAAAGGTTAAGAATCAACTAAGTAAAGGCAAGTTcataaccctctcctcatgttcttcatttcctgtGAAAGTCTCCGTGGTTTTTCGTATTTTATTACCTCTCTCTCCATGACTTAGTTctacgcattaataataataatccgtgTGGTAACCAcgtatgacttatattttattaatgagtttattgttaatagaatgagctaagcaatgatgtcttggtgtctttcatttcgatcgtcacggagcttcgtaccGCTCCTCTTTCCTTAGAAATGATACTGAACCTGAtaggctaggttcttagaagagtaGGTATGAATTATGGATTATGTTAAAGGGTTTAATGAGAAAAGTGAATGGTCCATTAACAcgataagagatgagaatgagaatggtattattatgtttatgtgGCTATGTACGTGAAGAGTTAcagagaaatgttatgtaaagttaagtctaaaagttatgaattaaatgttgatcgtgtgtgtctaagggtatggggtataAAGCCGCTGACTGtcgatcgtgggtcgtggccgtggatggctggatgtatgggcgtcagtcaTCAACtattacgataagcgctagacgggccagaaaAACTGGTACTGCCAAATTCTCGacttggcttgtgcatatcatgatgtgtgtgctacatagggcttgggttgcattcattgctgggacatgctttgtgtgtgatgtgatgtgtgagcatttgcatgacctggttggtctaagagccaatttgggttcTCTAGGTGAGCCGGTACATTTAAAGTAttttgcatgtgtgtattcctatgtgggcgtatcatggcctgatgcttggtttatgggggtcttgtcatcatgtttatactacaaaagccgttgcatttcttatttgttatactgcatggtgagaatgtgcggtTTTAAGTGATGAGTATGGGTGGTAGGCGTAgcccacggtaagaccttgaGAGTGAGACCCACGACGGCGTGGCCCACGGTAAGActttgggagtgagacccacggcggcgtGACCCATGGAAAGACTTTAGGAGTGAGATCCACGACAACAGTAAGA from Diospyros lotus cultivar Yz01 chromosome 4, ASM1463336v1, whole genome shotgun sequence includes the following:
- the LOC127799807 gene encoding protein FAR1-RELATED SEQUENCE 5-like — translated: MEANNFIEHQYRRKLDFDNGENDILFDTIRTEVDENEDNQAKFDSNEYITSIHSKIPVETIPKIDMEFETKEEAYNFYNAYAYKVGFSIRRSKGHKGSDGKMINRTFCCSCEGRREVDNRRIIVKHHRAETRFHCLTIMKVNCHQTGKYRVVDFIASHTHVTSTPSKSHLHRSQRRLTAAQEAEIDLVDNSGIAPKDGCELMTRRAGGRESLEFTHDDYRNYLRTKRTTKVKLDETGGILEYLQRMQLEDPSFFYALQLDNEGLITNIFWRDAQMKVAYSHFGDVIYFDTTYQKNQESRPFAMFVGVNHHKQTILFGAALLYDETAETFIWLFDTFVRGMVGKKPMIILTDQDAAMAKALSFQWPQTSHRPCIWHLYQNAAKHLSVVFERFREFSKDFSRCIYDYEEEKEFLQAWHEMLEKYNLQSNNWLKRMFSLKEKWALVYGRDMFCADMMTTQRNESMNSSIKGYVSYKHNLSKKFHHFQRLFEHQRYEKLKADFKATQSNISLPLNIAILKHAANVYTRKCSKHLKLN